A window of the Dyadobacter pollutisoli genome harbors these coding sequences:
- a CDS encoding Gfo/Idh/MocA family protein codes for MNIERRDFLSTLTLASAATLFSGNPLLASISPKKDKLGIALVGLGYYSTDLLAPALQLTEKCYLAGIVTGTPSKAENWKTKYNIPDKNIYNYQNFDQIANNPDIDIVYVVLPPSMHREFVVRAAKAGKHVFCEKPMAPSVADCEAMISACKSNKVKLAIGYRCQHDPNIQAYMQVAKDQKFGKVKMVTSAAGYVDNRTTHWKQNKKLGGGAMGDMGVYALQGARLATGEEPISVIAQASTTRPEIYKEVEETMMFMLEFPSGARASCQTSFGINMNYLQVNYEKGWLKMEPHSAYTGNKGSMSDGTIINVPLKSQQAKQMDEDCTAIMAGTDLIAPGEEGLRDIRVVEAIYKSVASGKSVKI; via the coding sequence ATGAATATAGAAAGACGCGATTTCTTATCCACTTTGACGCTGGCAAGTGCCGCTACATTGTTTTCCGGTAACCCGCTGCTGGCTTCGATCTCGCCAAAAAAGGATAAACTGGGCATCGCACTCGTAGGTTTGGGTTACTACAGCACCGACCTTCTTGCGCCTGCATTGCAGCTGACAGAGAAATGTTATCTCGCAGGCATTGTAACCGGTACGCCTTCGAAAGCAGAAAATTGGAAAACGAAGTACAATATCCCTGATAAGAACATTTACAACTACCAGAACTTCGATCAGATCGCTAATAACCCTGATATCGACATTGTATACGTGGTGTTGCCGCCATCCATGCACCGGGAGTTTGTGGTGAGGGCTGCGAAAGCGGGTAAGCATGTATTCTGCGAAAAACCAATGGCACCGTCCGTGGCCGACTGCGAGGCAATGATCAGTGCCTGTAAAAGCAACAAGGTAAAGTTGGCGATTGGCTACCGTTGTCAGCACGACCCAAATATTCAGGCTTATATGCAAGTGGCGAAAGATCAGAAATTTGGTAAAGTGAAAATGGTGACCAGCGCCGCTGGCTACGTCGATAACCGCACCACACATTGGAAACAAAATAAAAAACTGGGCGGCGGCGCGATGGGTGATATGGGCGTGTATGCATTACAGGGCGCAAGGCTGGCGACGGGCGAAGAGCCTATCAGCGTGATCGCGCAGGCGTCGACGACCCGTCCGGAGATATACAAAGAAGTGGAGGAAACGATGATGTTCATGCTGGAATTCCCCAGCGGCGCACGCGCATCGTGCCAGACGAGTTTTGGGATCAATATGAATTATCTGCAGGTGAACTATGAAAAGGGCTGGCTCAAAATGGAGCCGCATTCCGCATATACCGGCAATAAAGGAAGCATGTCGGATGGTACGATCATCAATGTTCCTCTCAAAAGCCAGCAGGCGAAACAAATGGACGAAGATTGCACCGCCATCATGGCCGGTACCGACCTGATCGCCCCGGGCGAAGAGGGGTTGCGGGATATCCGCGTGGTGGAGGCGATCTACAAGTCAGTCGCCTCCGGCAAGAGTGTCAAAATATAG
- a CDS encoding GMC oxidoreductase has product MNLNLKAQKANTYDAIVIGSGMTGGMAAKELTERGMQVLMIERGREVKHIEDYDTAMKGPWEFPHRGKVSIQSAEEYWANSRFGTLANEETGEFFTDDKKNPYIEKRPFDWIRAYHTGGKSMHWGRQSYRMNKKDFEANAKDGIAIDWPIRYEDLEPWYTHVEKFVGISGQAEGWEVLPDGHYLPAMPMSAPELYFRETMMKKLNRPVTIGRIANLTKPQPWHTELGRASCQYRSKCARGCPYGGYYSSLSGSIPAARKTNKLTVLHDTIASEVIYDEKTKKAKGVRVINQNTMAVEEFFAKIVFLNAGSMNSAALLLNSKSSRFPTGLGNDSDQVGRNIMDHHLGVGANATVEGFENDYVFGQRPNALYIPRFRNWGTDKKDFLRGYGYQGGASKSDWKRGITMDGFGASFKEDMTRPGTWTMGFGGFGEILPDPSNRMFLDKDKKDKWGIPMIVFDAAFGENELAMRKDMMASAVEMLEVAGFKNVSGFNRQDTHPGLGIHDMGTARMGKDPKTSVLNKFNQVHDCKNVFVTDGAAMVSSSCVNPSITYMAMTARAANHAVEELKKQNL; this is encoded by the coding sequence ATGAATTTGAATTTAAAAGCACAAAAAGCAAATACCTACGACGCCATCGTGATCGGTTCCGGCATGACGGGCGGTATGGCTGCGAAAGAACTTACCGAACGCGGCATGCAGGTGCTGATGATCGAGCGCGGCAGGGAAGTGAAGCACATTGAAGATTACGATACGGCGATGAAAGGCCCTTGGGAATTCCCACATCGGGGAAAAGTTTCGATCCAGTCTGCCGAAGAGTACTGGGCAAACAGCAGGTTCGGAACATTGGCCAATGAAGAAACCGGCGAGTTTTTTACCGATGACAAGAAAAACCCATACATAGAAAAACGGCCATTCGACTGGATCAGGGCCTATCATACCGGTGGAAAATCAATGCACTGGGGCAGGCAGTCGTACCGGATGAACAAAAAAGACTTTGAAGCGAATGCCAAAGATGGCATCGCTATCGACTGGCCGATCCGGTATGAAGACCTTGAACCCTGGTATACGCATGTTGAAAAATTTGTAGGGATCAGCGGCCAGGCGGAGGGCTGGGAAGTACTGCCCGACGGACATTACCTGCCTGCCATGCCCATGAGCGCTCCTGAGCTTTATTTCAGGGAAACCATGATGAAAAAGCTCAACCGCCCCGTCACGATCGGTCGCATTGCCAACCTTACCAAGCCACAACCATGGCATACGGAGCTGGGCCGCGCCTCCTGTCAATACCGCAGCAAATGTGCCCGTGGCTGTCCGTATGGTGGTTATTACAGCTCATTATCAGGGTCAATTCCAGCTGCGCGTAAAACCAACAAGCTCACGGTTTTGCATGATACCATTGCCAGTGAAGTGATCTATGATGAGAAAACAAAAAAGGCAAAAGGTGTTCGGGTTATTAACCAGAATACGATGGCTGTGGAAGAGTTTTTTGCCAAAATAGTCTTCCTGAATGCGGGTTCCATGAATTCTGCGGCTTTGTTGCTCAACTCGAAATCAAGCCGCTTTCCTACCGGGCTAGGCAATGACAGCGACCAGGTAGGCCGCAATATTATGGACCATCATTTGGGAGTCGGCGCGAATGCGACAGTCGAAGGCTTTGAAAACGATTATGTATTTGGTCAAAGGCCGAATGCGCTCTATATACCCCGATTCAGAAACTGGGGAACCGATAAAAAAGACTTCCTGCGCGGTTACGGTTACCAGGGTGGTGCCAGCAAAAGCGATTGGAAACGTGGGATCACGATGGATGGTTTCGGGGCCAGTTTTAAGGAGGATATGACGCGTCCGGGTACCTGGACAATGGGTTTCGGCGGCTTTGGAGAGATTCTGCCAGACCCATCCAATCGTATGTTTCTTGACAAAGACAAAAAAGACAAGTGGGGAATTCCGATGATTGTTTTTGATGCTGCTTTTGGAGAAAATGAGCTGGCTATGCGAAAAGATATGATGGCTTCGGCTGTTGAAATGCTCGAAGTTGCCGGCTTTAAAAACGTTTCAGGATTCAACCGCCAGGATACGCATCCGGGTCTGGGCATACATGATATGGGGACCGCACGTATGGGAAAAGACCCGAAAACGTCGGTTCTGAACAAATTCAATCAGGTCCACGATTGCAAAAATGTGTTCGTTACAGACGGTGCGGCAATGGTTTCGTCCTCTTGCGTCAATCCTTCGATCACATACATGGCGATGACGGCCAGAGCCGCCAACCATGCCGTGGAAGAATTAAAGAAGCAGAATTTGTAA
- a CDS encoding xanthine dehydrogenase family protein molybdopterin-binding subunit translates to MEKAETTFNRRSFLKASALSGGGMLLSIGWLSGFKAEAMPKSGGTTVDWKELNGYIKITPDNVIHIMSPNPEGGQNVKTSMPMIVAEELDVDWKDVVVEQAPLNTDRYTRQFIGGSQAIHQSWERLRAAGATGRQMLREAAASKWQVPVEEVSTDASVLYHKKSGKSAKYGEMASAAAQIPVPKEVKLKDVKEFKIIGHSQKNVDMPKIVKGAPLFGIDQHRDGMLIAMVTHPPAFGMKLKSMNDAEAKAMPGIRDIFTIKSMMDDYERQQFDTCTFPEVVAIVGSSTWEVMKAKKALKIEWEPFADYTEKKAGRPEPAKVPAGLENTTDHYSKMAAMASQPGKVRRKDGDPETAFQNAAKVIERTFTGPFLAHNCMEPMNFFAHVTDEKAELSGPLQKPEITEKTLSVRLGMPLEKIDIQMTRLGGGFGRRSYAHFLLEAALISQKTKAPVKLIYTREDDMTSGIYRSTYSATYRAALDADHNLIGFHVKAGGIPESPLFANRFPAGAVDHYLAEDWTIESNITVGSFRAPRSNFMAAAEQSFLDEVAEAAGKDPITFRLELLNRAKTKPVGKDNEYDAARYAGVLELVREKSGWEQVKKTKNVGVSAYLCHDTYAAHVLDLEMKDGQPVVKKVWCAIDCGIVINPDAAINMTEGAIVDGIGTALFGQMTFTKGVPDKNNFSTYRMIRMNEAPKEIDVHFVQNTIDPTGMGEPAYPPVFAALANAIYKATGKRLYSQPFMSALSQVSGS, encoded by the coding sequence ATGGAAAAAGCTGAAACTACTTTTAACAGACGGTCATTTTTGAAAGCCTCGGCCTTGTCCGGCGGGGGAATGTTGCTGAGCATTGGCTGGCTGTCAGGTTTTAAAGCAGAGGCGATGCCGAAGAGCGGCGGTACTACTGTTGATTGGAAAGAATTGAATGGTTATATCAAAATCACACCGGATAATGTCATCCACATCATGTCCCCAAATCCGGAAGGTGGGCAAAATGTGAAAACTTCCATGCCCATGATCGTGGCCGAAGAGCTGGACGTGGATTGGAAAGACGTAGTCGTGGAACAAGCCCCGTTGAATACGGATCGCTATACCCGGCAATTTATAGGAGGTAGCCAGGCCATTCACCAGAGCTGGGAAAGGCTTCGTGCTGCTGGTGCCACAGGTCGGCAAATGCTTCGCGAGGCGGCTGCCAGCAAATGGCAGGTGCCTGTGGAAGAGGTAAGTACTGACGCCAGTGTGTTGTATCATAAAAAATCAGGCAAGTCGGCGAAATATGGTGAAATGGCTTCTGCCGCCGCGCAAATACCTGTTCCCAAAGAAGTAAAGTTGAAGGATGTAAAGGAGTTCAAGATTATAGGCCATTCGCAGAAAAACGTGGATATGCCGAAAATCGTAAAAGGAGCACCCCTTTTCGGTATTGACCAACACCGGGATGGCATGCTCATTGCGATGGTCACGCATCCGCCCGCTTTTGGAATGAAATTGAAGTCAATGAACGATGCTGAGGCCAAAGCGATGCCGGGTATCAGGGATATTTTCACAATCAAATCCATGATGGACGACTATGAAAGGCAGCAATTTGACACCTGTACCTTTCCCGAAGTAGTGGCCATCGTCGGTAGCAGCACCTGGGAAGTAATGAAAGCAAAAAAGGCTCTGAAAATCGAATGGGAGCCATTTGCAGATTACACTGAAAAGAAAGCCGGCCGGCCTGAACCTGCAAAAGTCCCTGCCGGGCTGGAAAATACAACCGATCACTATTCAAAAATGGCCGCTATGGCCAGTCAGCCAGGTAAGGTTCGTCGTAAAGACGGTGACCCCGAAACGGCGTTCCAAAACGCTGCAAAAGTGATCGAGCGAACATTTACCGGGCCGTTTTTGGCGCACAATTGCATGGAGCCAATGAATTTCTTCGCACATGTTACCGACGAGAAGGCAGAACTTTCAGGCCCTCTTCAAAAGCCGGAAATTACAGAAAAGACTCTTTCGGTCCGGCTGGGAATGCCACTTGAAAAAATTGACATTCAGATGACCCGGCTTGGTGGAGGATTCGGAAGGAGATCGTATGCCCATTTTTTATTGGAAGCGGCACTTATTTCCCAAAAAACCAAGGCACCTGTCAAGCTGATCTATACCCGGGAGGACGATATGACTTCGGGCATTTATCGGTCCACATATTCAGCGACTTACCGGGCTGCCTTGGACGCTGACCATAATTTGATTGGTTTTCATGTCAAAGCTGGTGGCATTCCTGAGTCGCCCCTGTTTGCAAACCGCTTTCCGGCAGGAGCCGTTGATCATTACCTGGCCGAAGACTGGACCATTGAATCCAACATTACCGTAGGCTCCTTCCGCGCACCCAGGTCCAACTTTATGGCCGCTGCCGAGCAATCATTCCTGGACGAAGTGGCCGAGGCGGCAGGCAAAGACCCCATCACATTCCGGCTGGAACTGCTCAACCGCGCCAAAACAAAGCCGGTAGGGAAAGATAACGAGTATGATGCGGCACGGTACGCGGGAGTACTGGAACTCGTGCGGGAGAAATCGGGCTGGGAACAGGTTAAAAAGACGAAGAATGTAGGTGTTTCAGCCTATCTCTGTCACGATACCTATGCCGCCCACGTGCTCGATCTGGAAATGAAGGACGGGCAACCGGTTGTGAAAAAAGTATGGTGTGCAATCGACTGTGGCATTGTCATCAATCCCGATGCTGCCATCAATATGACCGAGGGAGCCATTGTCGACGGCATTGGAACGGCATTGTTTGGCCAAATGACATTCACAAAAGGAGTGCCTGACAAGAACAATTTCAGTACCTACCGAATGATCCGCATGAACGAAGCGCCAAAGGAAATTGACGTTCATTTTGTACAAAACACCATTGATCCTACGGGAATGGGCGAGCCGGCTTATCCTCCGGTTTTCGCAGCATTGGCCAATGCGATCTATAAAGCTACTGGCAAACGCTTGTACAGTCAGCCATTCATGTCAGCGCTTTCGCAAGTATCCGGTTCGTAA
- a CDS encoding PSD1 and planctomycete cytochrome C domain-containing protein — protein sequence MGLRRYFKYFLLVSVLVIITVSVLFFQKKEATKQQAASDLISYSFQVRPILSDKCFACHGPDAKKREANLRLDMAESAYARLKDGKGFAIVPGNPEASEVYKRITSTLPDYQMPTPESHLGLLNDSEIGLLKKWIQQGGKYEQHWAFTAPKQNPLPEVSKKDWAKNEIDHFTLSKMEEVGLEPNEEATKEQLLKRLSIDLTGLAPSLALQRKFAADDSEKAYERMVDELIAQQSYGEKMAVHWLDVARFADSYGYQNDDVRTQWPWRDWVIHAFNRNMPYDQFLTWQLAGDMLPNASKEQILATAFLRNHKYTEEDGVIPEEYRIEYHLDKTKTFSSGLLGLTVECAQCHDHKYDPISQEDYYRLFAFFNNSKEKGFEGSAGSGPAKTPVLTISNADVKNLLSFVNSRDTAKIVLSVMGENDTPRPTHILNRGVYDAPGKVVTPSGLKAVMKFDTVKYPQNRLGLAKWTVSKDNPLTARVFVNQIWQEIFGRGLVKSTGDFGMQGELPTHPALLDWLAVDFMKHNWDIKRLVKQMVTSATYRQSSMQTNEKREKDPDNIYLSRMDRSRVPAEFVRDIVLSTSGLLNHEIGGASVKPYQPKGIWEATTANRGSLTKYVQDQGGQLYRRGLYTFIKLTLPPPAMIIFDGSNRDHCEVKRQKTNTPLQALVMLNDPTVLEASRVLAEQTSFRKNSTEDNIRELFQRIVCRSPSTTDVKLLVEYYDQELNRFSKDKKKAERVLNVGDYVHEARVNESQAAAWMRVINTLYNMEETITKS from the coding sequence ATGGGCCTGCGACGCTATTTTAAGTACTTCTTGTTGGTTTCGGTTTTAGTCATTATAACCGTTTCCGTTTTATTTTTTCAAAAAAAGGAAGCAACAAAACAACAGGCAGCCAGCGATCTGATATCTTACAGTTTTCAGGTAAGACCAATCCTTTCCGACAAATGTTTTGCCTGCCACGGCCCCGACGCAAAAAAGCGCGAAGCAAATCTGCGGCTTGATATGGCCGAAAGTGCCTACGCCCGATTAAAGGACGGCAAAGGTTTTGCGATCGTGCCCGGTAACCCCGAAGCATCCGAAGTATATAAAAGGATCACCTCCACCCTTCCCGACTACCAGATGCCTACGCCCGAGTCGCATTTGGGTCTTTTGAATGATAGTGAGATCGGTTTGCTAAAAAAGTGGATACAGCAGGGAGGCAAATACGAACAACATTGGGCGTTTACCGCGCCGAAGCAAAATCCGCTGCCTGAGGTAAGCAAAAAGGATTGGGCAAAAAACGAGATTGACCATTTTACGCTTTCCAAAATGGAGGAAGTGGGGCTGGAACCAAATGAAGAAGCTACCAAGGAGCAATTGCTAAAAAGGTTGTCGATTGACCTCACCGGTTTAGCGCCGTCATTGGCATTGCAAAGGAAATTCGCTGCGGACGATTCTGAAAAGGCCTACGAACGAATGGTCGACGAATTGATCGCGCAGCAATCATATGGAGAAAAAATGGCTGTCCATTGGCTGGATGTCGCCCGGTTTGCCGATTCTTACGGATATCAAAATGATGATGTGCGGACGCAATGGCCGTGGCGGGACTGGGTCATTCACGCGTTTAACCGCAACATGCCTTATGATCAGTTTCTGACCTGGCAACTGGCAGGTGATATGCTGCCCAATGCAAGCAAAGAGCAGATTCTGGCCACTGCATTTCTAAGAAACCACAAGTATACAGAGGAAGACGGCGTGATTCCGGAAGAGTACCGGATTGAATACCATCTTGATAAAACAAAAACATTCAGTTCTGGTTTGCTTGGGCTCACTGTCGAATGCGCCCAATGCCACGATCACAAATACGACCCAATTTCCCAGGAAGATTATTACAGGTTATTTGCGTTTTTTAATAATTCAAAAGAAAAAGGTTTTGAAGGAAGTGCAGGAAGCGGCCCGGCCAAAACGCCTGTTCTGACGATATCCAATGCTGACGTTAAAAATCTGCTCTCATTTGTTAATAGCAGGGATACCGCTAAAATCGTTTTGTCGGTCATGGGCGAAAATGATACGCCCCGCCCTACCCATATCCTCAATCGCGGTGTATACGACGCTCCGGGAAAAGTAGTAACCCCGAGCGGATTGAAAGCCGTAATGAAATTTGACACTGTAAAGTATCCGCAAAACCGGTTGGGCCTGGCGAAATGGACAGTTAGTAAAGATAATCCGCTGACCGCACGTGTATTTGTAAATCAGATCTGGCAGGAAATATTCGGGCGGGGCCTTGTAAAAAGCACCGGCGATTTCGGAATGCAGGGCGAGCTGCCCACCCACCCCGCGCTTCTCGACTGGCTCGCGGTAGACTTCATGAAACATAACTGGGACATTAAAAGGCTGGTAAAACAAATGGTAACCTCCGCTACTTACCGCCAATCATCCATGCAAACCAATGAAAAACGCGAGAAAGATCCCGACAACATCTATCTGTCGAGAATGGACCGGTCGCGTGTACCTGCTGAGTTCGTACGGGATATCGTATTGTCAACCAGCGGATTGCTGAATCATGAAATTGGCGGTGCGAGCGTAAAACCTTACCAGCCCAAAGGCATATGGGAGGCCACAACCGCAAACAGGGGCAGCCTTACTAAGTATGTACAGGACCAGGGAGGGCAGCTGTACCGGCGCGGCCTGTATACATTTATCAAACTGACATTACCTCCGCCCGCCATGATCATTTTCGATGGTAGTAACCGGGACCATTGCGAGGTAAAAAGGCAAAAAACGAATACGCCGCTTCAAGCGCTCGTCATGCTCAATGACCCGACTGTTTTGGAAGCCTCGCGGGTACTTGCCGAGCAAACGAGTTTCAGAAAGAATTCAACCGAAGATAACATCAGGGAGCTGTTTCAGCGGATTGTATGCCGTAGCCCGAGTACCACGGACGTCAAATTGCTTGTGGAGTACTACGATCAGGAGCTGAACCGGTTTTCGAAAGATAAAAAGAAAGCGGAAAGGGTATTGAATGTGGGTGATTACGTGCATGAAGCCAGGGTTAATGAAAGCCAGGCTGCTGCATGGATGCGGGTGATCAATACACTTTATAACATGGAAGAAACGATAACAAAAAGCTGA
- a CDS encoding gluconate 2-dehydrogenase subunit 3 family protein: MNRRDAIQRVALLLGGTFSAPTLLAMNHWEGNAGKSASAIDFNVTDQQKLIIAEVAEMIIPRTGTPGAKDAGVPAFIVMMLQDCYKKPEHVSFLEGIKNLEQKDFLKLDDSQRTEALKQVERDTVEQMKAYQVQQTKMGDNEDREQMAAQAKGIPYWRLMKELTMLGYFTSEEGIKSSFDYVPIPGRLEMIQLKPNQKSFAY; encoded by the coding sequence ATGAACAGAAGAGATGCCATTCAGCGTGTTGCCCTTTTATTGGGAGGAACATTTTCAGCACCCACATTGCTGGCCATGAATCATTGGGAAGGCAATGCGGGTAAAAGCGCGTCCGCCATTGATTTCAATGTTACCGACCAGCAAAAACTGATCATTGCCGAGGTGGCAGAGATGATCATTCCACGAACCGGCACGCCCGGCGCGAAGGATGCAGGCGTACCCGCGTTCATCGTGATGATGTTGCAGGATTGTTATAAAAAACCGGAACACGTCAGCTTTTTGGAAGGCATCAAAAATCTGGAACAAAAAGATTTTCTCAAACTTGACGATTCTCAAAGAACGGAAGCCCTCAAACAGGTTGAACGTGATACTGTTGAACAAATGAAGGCCTATCAGGTCCAGCAAACCAAAATGGGCGACAATGAGGACCGGGAACAAATGGCCGCGCAAGCCAAGGGCATACCCTATTGGAGACTGATGAAGGAACTGACCATGCTCGGCTACTTCACATCCGAAGAAGGCATCAAATCGTCATTTGACTACGTGCCTATTCCCGGCAGACTGGAAATGATCCAGTTGAAACCCAATCAAAAATCTTTCGCCTACTAG
- a CDS encoding DUF1501 domain-containing protein has translation MEKQVFDFGMNTNRRHFLSKLSLGLGSAALGSLLIPDMFKTGSDGGVNDIVSGLPHFAPKAKRVIYLFQNGAPSQFELFDYKPLLNKMFGEDLPESIRGGQRLTGMTSNQTKFPLAGSAFKFAQHGSSGTWMSELLPHTARIVDDLCIIKSMNTDAINHDPALTFFQTGAQVGSRPSMGSWLSYGLGSENQNLPGFCVLLSRGKGNGQGVYSKLWTNGFLDSVHQGVQFSSGENPVLYLGDPDGMDRSERREMLDRLAALNQGTFNEFGDPEVSAKIQQYEMAYRMQTAVPEITDMSKEPESIVKMYGPECLVPGTYAANCLLARKLSEQGVRFVQLYHQGWDGHAGLPNEIKGQCMDVDQASAALVTDLKQRGLLDETLVIWGGEFGRTNFCQGTFTKDNYGRDHHPRAFTIWMAGGGIKPGLVYGETDDFGYNIIKDPVHVHDLHATILNQLGLDHEKLIFKHQGRRYRLTDVAGKLVKGIIA, from the coding sequence ATGGAAAAGCAGGTTTTTGATTTTGGAATGAATACCAACAGAAGGCATTTTCTGTCGAAGCTCAGTCTGGGCCTGGGGAGTGCTGCGCTGGGATCGCTGCTGATCCCCGATATGTTCAAAACGGGCAGTGATGGTGGCGTAAACGACATTGTATCCGGCCTGCCACACTTCGCTCCCAAAGCCAAGCGGGTCATTTATTTATTTCAAAATGGCGCACCGTCCCAGTTTGAGCTCTTTGACTACAAGCCGCTGCTTAACAAAATGTTCGGCGAAGACCTCCCCGAATCCATCCGTGGCGGACAACGGCTGACGGGTATGACGTCCAACCAGACCAAATTTCCGCTGGCAGGATCTGCTTTCAAATTTGCACAACATGGCAGCTCAGGTACCTGGATGAGCGAGTTACTGCCGCATACGGCCCGCATTGTGGATGATCTTTGCATTATCAAATCAATGAACACCGATGCGATCAACCACGATCCAGCGCTGACTTTTTTCCAAACCGGCGCTCAGGTAGGCAGCAGGCCCAGTATGGGATCTTGGCTCAGCTACGGCCTGGGCAGTGAAAACCAGAACCTTCCAGGTTTCTGCGTGCTGCTGTCCAGAGGCAAAGGCAATGGGCAAGGTGTTTATTCCAAATTATGGACCAATGGTTTTCTCGATTCCGTCCATCAGGGAGTACAATTCAGCAGCGGCGAAAACCCGGTACTGTACCTCGGCGATCCCGACGGCATGGACCGCTCGGAGCGTCGTGAGATGCTGGACAGGCTGGCTGCTTTGAACCAGGGTACTTTTAATGAATTTGGCGATCCCGAGGTCAGCGCAAAAATCCAGCAATACGAAATGGCATACCGGATGCAGACGGCGGTTCCCGAAATAACCGACATGAGCAAAGAACCGGAATCGATCGTAAAAATGTACGGCCCCGAATGCCTGGTACCGGGAACATATGCCGCAAACTGCCTCTTGGCGAGGAAGTTATCCGAGCAAGGCGTGCGTTTTGTGCAGCTTTACCACCAGGGTTGGGACGGGCACGCTGGCTTGCCCAATGAGATCAAAGGACAATGCATGGACGTAGACCAGGCTTCGGCAGCATTGGTTACCGACCTGAAACAAAGGGGCTTACTCGATGAAACACTCGTGATTTGGGGAGGAGAATTCGGGCGTACCAACTTTTGCCAGGGAACATTCACCAAAGACAATTATGGAAGGGACCACCACCCCAGGGCCTTCACAATCTGGATGGCGGGTGGCGGTATCAAGCCCGGATTGGTGTACGGCGAAACGGACGATTTTGGATATAACATCATTAAAGACCCTGTGCATGTGCACGATCTGCACGCAACGATCCTGAACCAGCTGGGGCTCGATCATGAAAAACTGATTTTCAAACATCAGGGACGGCGCTACCGATTAACCGACGTCGCCGGAAAACTGGTGAAAGGCATTATCGCCTAG